One stretch of Anaerolineae bacterium DNA includes these proteins:
- the lon gene encoding endopeptidase La, with amino-acid sequence GEGDEERGLAENDLYRVGTTIVVHRMVRQPDGSLRLMVQALERFRIVEFLSLEPYPRARVEALPEQVEDDVETRALARNIVSQFQRLVSMVPYLPDELSVAAMNLDDNRQLAYLVATSTQMQPAEAQAILEMDSVKEKLRRLTEVLSSELEVLELGRKIQSEAMSEMEKTQREYFLRQQLKAIQRELGETDEQTAEVARLREQIERAGLPEEARREAERELGRLATLPPAAAEYGVIRTYLEWLASLPWSVVTEDRLDLEHARTVLDEDHYDLDKIKERIIEYLAVRKLRAERRREGEAEEERRDYIRREREGAILCFVGPPGVGKTSLGRSIARAMGRQFTRTSLGGLHDEAEIRGHRRTYIGAMPGRIIQAIRRVGTRNPVMMLDEVDKLGRDFRGDPASALLEVLDPEQNVEFRDNYLDVPFDLSQVLFITTANLLEPIPEPLRDRMEILELDGYTEEEKIQIARQYLVRRQIAENGLRPEELDFTEAALRRIVRQYTREAGVRELERRIGAIARRVAVRAGAGELTGQVLIEAEDVPEYLGKPVYYQEVAERTQIPGVATGLVITAAGGDITFIEAARMPGEGRLTLTGQLGEVMRESAQAALTYVRSRARDLGIDQDSLRQSDIHIHVPAGAVPKDGPSAGITMTAALVSLFTGKPVSSDVAMTGEVTLRGQVLPVGGIKQKVLAAHRAGLSTVVLPARNERDLDDIPESVRDDMRFVLVDRVEDALRTALSLEVETEEEPAGTTVAEGSSVRFEEGENGLV; translated from the coding sequence GGGGAGGGGGATGAAGAGAGGGGGCTGGCCGAGAACGACCTGTATCGCGTGGGAACGACCATCGTGGTGCATCGGATGGTGCGTCAGCCAGATGGCAGCCTGCGGCTGATGGTTCAGGCGTTGGAGCGATTCCGGATCGTCGAGTTCTTGAGCCTGGAACCGTACCCGAGGGCCCGGGTCGAGGCATTGCCCGAACAGGTAGAGGACGATGTGGAGACGAGGGCTCTGGCCCGCAACATCGTCTCTCAGTTCCAGCGCTTGGTGTCTATGGTGCCGTACTTGCCCGACGAGCTGTCGGTCGCGGCCATGAACCTGGATGATAATCGGCAGCTGGCCTACCTGGTGGCCACAAGCACCCAGATGCAGCCAGCCGAGGCCCAGGCTATCCTGGAGATGGACAGTGTCAAGGAGAAACTTCGCCGCCTGACCGAGGTGCTTAGTAGCGAGCTGGAGGTCCTTGAGCTAGGCCGCAAGATCCAGTCCGAGGCCATGTCGGAGATGGAGAAGACCCAGCGGGAGTACTTCCTGCGGCAGCAGCTGAAGGCCATTCAGCGCGAACTGGGGGAGACGGACGAGCAGACGGCGGAGGTTGCTCGTCTGCGGGAGCAGATTGAGAGGGCAGGCCTGCCAGAGGAGGCAAGGCGGGAAGCGGAGAGAGAGCTCGGGCGTCTAGCGACTCTGCCACCGGCAGCAGCCGAGTACGGTGTCATCCGCACCTACCTGGAATGGCTGGCTAGTTTGCCCTGGTCGGTGGTTACCGAAGACCGGCTGGACCTGGAGCATGCCCGGACTGTGCTGGACGAGGATCACTACGATCTGGACAAGATCAAGGAGCGGATCATCGAGTACCTAGCGGTCCGCAAGCTACGGGCGGAGCGTCGGCGGGAGGGAGAGGCAGAAGAGGAGAGACGAGACTACATCAGGCGGGAACGTGAGGGCGCCATACTGTGCTTCGTGGGACCCCCTGGGGTGGGCAAGACATCGCTGGGGCGTTCCATCGCTCGAGCCATGGGGCGCCAGTTCACCCGTACCTCTCTGGGTGGGCTGCACGACGAAGCGGAGATTCGCGGTCATCGGCGCACGTACATTGGGGCGATGCCGGGGCGCATCATCCAAGCCATACGGCGGGTGGGCACCCGGAACCCGGTCATGATGTTGGATGAGGTGGACAAGCTAGGGCGCGATTTCCGGGGCGACCCGGCCTCGGCGCTGCTGGAAGTGCTGGACCCGGAGCAGAACGTAGAGTTCCGGGACAACTACTTGGACGTGCCTTTCGATCTGTCGCAGGTCCTGTTCATCACCACCGCCAACCTGTTGGAGCCGATCCCGGAGCCGCTGCGAGACCGGATGGAGATCCTGGAGCTCGATGGGTACACGGAGGAGGAGAAGATCCAGATCGCGCGCCAGTATCTGGTAAGGCGGCAGATCGCTGAGAATGGGCTTCGGCCCGAAGAGCTGGACTTCACTGAGGCTGCTCTGCGGCGCATCGTGCGGCAGTATACGCGTGAGGCAGGGGTGCGTGAGCTGGAGCGAAGGATCGGCGCCATCGCCCGGCGGGTAGCAGTGCGCGCAGGCGCCGGAGAGCTAACCGGGCAGGTGCTGATCGAGGCAGAGGACGTCCCCGAGTATCTCGGCAAGCCAGTGTACTACCAGGAGGTAGCAGAGCGCACGCAGATCCCCGGCGTGGCCACGGGGCTGGTGATCACCGCGGCCGGAGGTGACATAACCTTTATCGAGGCGGCGCGCATGCCTGGCGAGGGGCGATTGACGCTCACGGGTCAGTTGGGGGAAGTGATGCGCGAGTCGGCGCAAGCGGCGCTGACTTACGTCCGGTCGCGAGCTCGCGACCTGGGGATAGACCAGGACTCCCTGCGCCAGAGCGACATTCACATACATGTGCCGGCTGGCGCCGTACCGAAAGACGGTCCGTCTGCGGGGATCACCATGACGGCCGCCCTGGTCTCCTTGTTTACGGGCAAGCCAGTCAGCAGCGACGTGGCGATGACCGGAGAGGTGACCCTACGGGGGCAGGTGCTGCCGGTGGGCGGCATCAAGCAGAAGGTGCTGGCGGCACACAGAGCCGGGCTGAGCACGGTGGTGCTGCCGGCGCGCAATGAGAGAGACTTAGATGACATTCCCGAGAGCGTACGTGACGACATGCGCTTCGTCCTGGTAGACCGGGTGGAAGACGCACTACGAACGGCGCTCTCACTTGAGGTTGAGACCGAGGAAGAGCCAGCCGGCACCACCGTGGCGGAAGGGTCTTCGGTGAGGTTTGAAGAAGGAGAGAATGGATTGGTATAG